Genomic segment of Thermoanaerobaculia bacterium:
TCTCCCGCCCGGAGGAATTCCTCGAACACCCGGAGCTCGTCGGCGCGGCGCGCCGCCTCCGCATCGGTCGAGACGGTCTTCTCGTGGGTCTTGATCCTGCGGAGCGTCCCCTGCGCCTTCTCGGGTTCGCTCCAGAAGTCGGCGGCCGCCGACTTCTCCCTCAGCTCGTCGAGCGCGCTCCGCGCGGCCGTGCAATCAAAGATACCCCCGGAGCGACGTGATCCGCTCCGCGGCGCTCTCGAGCCCCGCGATCAGGTCGTCCCGCTTCGTCATGGCCGGCGTCTCCGGATTCCGCGCACGACCGCGGACAATACCATGCCGGCCGCGAGGAGATCGGCGCTCCACGGGAACACGCGCCCGCCCCCGAGCGTCCACACGGTCCGGACGTTCGCCGGAACGACCGAGGCGGCGGCCACCCCCGCCGTGTCCGGCGGGATTCGTGCGAGGAGCCTCCCCCGGGCGTCGACGATTCCCGAGATGCCGGTGATCGCCGCGCGCGCGAACGGGCGGCCGTTCTCGATCGCGCGAAGGACCATCGCCGCGAAGTGCTGCTCCTGGGCGCCCGCCTTCCCGTACCACGCGTCGTTGGAGATCGTCACGAGAAGATTCGCTCCGTGCCGGGTCTCGACGCGGGGAAGAGACGGATACGTCATCTCGTAGCAGATCGCCGGTCCGAGCGCGAGCCGCCCCGAAGCGAGCACGACGGGGGCGCGCGCGGCCGAGAACGCGCCGACGGCCTGCGAGACCGATTTCATGAAGAAGAAGAGGCGCGGCAGCGGAACGTATTCGCCGAACGGGACGAGGTGCACCTTCCGGTACGTCGCGGGCGCCAGTCCCGAGGGCGTGACGAGCCGCGCGGCGTTGAAGTAGACGTCGTCGCTCTCCTCGTCGACGTCGTTGAAGAGGATCGACGCCCCGCTCTCGCGCGCGATCGTCGAGAGGTCGTTCCGGAGGGAAGCGCTCCGCTGCCACGTGACGCCGTAGAAGGAAGACTCCGGCA
This window contains:
- the lnt gene encoding apolipoprotein N-acyltransferase yields the protein AAALLLGIAALGAFGSRALGKPAPGSEAPVSIACIQPNLPQSARETVESAARQYAIVIDAIRAAAARRPDLILVPESSFYGVTWQRSASLRNDLSTIARESGASILFNDVDEESDDVYFNAARLVTPSGLAPATYRKVHLVPFGEYVPLPRLFFFMKSVSQAVGAFSAARAPVVLASGRLALGPAICYEMTYPSLPRVETRHGANLLVTISNDAWYGKAGAQEQHFAAMVLRAIENGRPFARAAITGISGIVDARGRLLARIPPDTAGVAAASVVPANVRTVWTLGGGRVFPWSADLLAAGMVLSAVVRGIRRRRP